ACGATCAAACCCAATAAATCTAAACATGTAATGGAGCCTACTATCAGATGAATGCAAGCAGGGCTCGTAGggatgaagccttttgggaaagGGACGCAGACATCCCACATTGTACAACAATATGGTTATGGAAGAACATTGCAACTACCAGCTAAGATAGAAAACTAAACTAATGCATTTGATACTAAAGACAAAATCCACAATAAACAGCATCAGAACATGTTACATACAAATACAGAGAGCgtgaaaaataaagagaaacaTCAGAGTCTAAAAGTTTCAAGCATAAAAAGAAACTAGTTACCTTAAATATTGCTGGGATACATGAACACTCTGACTCTGTCACCCTGCAGAGAAGTTAGAAACTTGttaaaaccaaaacaaagagAGGCACACATCagctagttttttttttcttctttacaaCAAGTCATACCATGGACTTCGGTGGTAGGTTAGACTTGAACTTCGCTCTAACGATGCCACTGTTACCATGAGCCCGAGCAACCTTGCCCCAGATGCAACGATAGTGGGATCCGTTCTTCTTCACTTTAGCCTTGTAGATGTATGCCAAGCGCTTTCCATGGTACCAGGAAACCTCATCCTTGGAATTAACACCCTCGATCTGGAGTAAAGAAGTGTTTGGGTACTGGTTCGACTTCGACCTAACACAACACCAATCATCCTTAGCTTCGGAACAAATCACATTCTTGGCATTAACACCCTTTTAACAGTTCGGACATGATCTACTTTCATTTTCCAATATTATATCGgcaaaataacaataattccTTCGTCGAGTTTACAGAAAGCAACAAAATATGATTGAAAAAGTGGATAGACGGCAATGCTTGATTACCTCTTGTAGCCGAGAATTGTTCCCCTGACGTAGAGTCTGATTCCAACGAAAAACGGACACGAAGACGAATGAAAACAATTATAAGGTTAAAATCATAGAAAGAGGAAGTGAAGAAAGTTGATATTGCGTAGGTTTAGTTTACAGACCTGACCCTCTCTCCTTGTCTTCCTTTCACCATCTTCGGCGTCTAGTTTCTCCTTCAGCTACAGAGCTTCGAAGGGCGACGAAGTGACGAACTTGCGTATCACTCTCtctaaaaccctaattctgaGAAGTTATAGGCACCGTGTTTGTGGGCTTTGTTGATGGATGGGTTGGGAACACATAGTTGGGCTTTAAACATCTAACTCGGGCTCGGCCCATATCAATATATCGTCCCCAACGCTAAATATTTGAGTTCGATctcaattatatttaataccttctttaaataaattacaacataaaatactataacaataaattacccatttaactttaaaatcatattaattacCTATGTCATCACATATTTAtgtatcattaaaaaaaaaagagcataCTTATTTGCACAACTCTTGCAAATTTgactttatttacatttactCGATCCTTTATAACTTCtaccaaaaaatatttaaaacattaaaggtaaaattaaagtttaaaaatttaaaaataaaaaaaaaatatattaggcATTAGTCATAGggtcaagcccaataattaTATGAGTCAATGGTATATATATTTCGGAAAATATATggttagatattttaggaatataAATACTATTTGCTCATACTATAAAGAGGTTTTTATGCTATAAATACTCTTCCATCTTATCAAGGTTTTTCATCCCAATAAATCCCGAGCACAATAAAGTGGCTCCACCCTACCAAGATGTTCATCTCAAGAAATCTCAAGCACAACAGTAGTCTCTATAGAGTTTCTTGTAATCTATTATCGATTAGTGTTGAGAaaagtgcgagtgtttcccagtAAAAGTTGTGTTAGCACTATTGTTAGTTATGTTAGTTATGTAAACCAACACGACAATCACATCAAAACGAGCGAACCAAATGAAGctaaatctttttattttattttattttgacttttttttttttaatattccaCCTTTCATCCTTACAAAGTAGTAAGCACAAAACTACAATTATGACACATAATATTAAAGAGtggggaaaataaaaagaaacttgaAAGGAAAGAATGAGAGAAGGAGGAAATTGTAACCTAAGCTGGGCTACACTATAATACTATATTATCCATATGAGAAGAAACTGTGAGAGATTTCAAGAGCTGAAAATGATGATTAGATTGGgcatatgatatgatatgatatgatatgatcaAAGATCAGCAAATAAACTGAAGTTTTTGGAGTCAACTGCTATGAGCCTCAAAGCCGCAACTGCTGCAGCTAAAGACATGCACCCAAAGAAGCCAACATTAATCCAATGCCAAAGCTTCTGTGCAGAGTTGAGTTTGGCCTTCTTTGCCACAAAGTACATATGATTTGCGAGGATAAATGTTAGAGGGAATGTGCTGACTGCTCCTGTAAGGCTCATGAAGTCTCCAAGGAAAGGAAGCATAGCTGACACCAGTGCTGTTATGCCCAGGTACCCTCCTCTCACCGCTATTCTGAACGACAAGTTCTTCACGTTCAGCGCGCTTCCTTTGATCCCGTACTTCGTGTCCAAATACTCGTACATCGGGCTTGCAAATATCtgcatcaaaataatataaacccTCTTCACAACCTCATCTATCTCTCAACTTTATAACAAGATTAAGATCGAAGACAATTACGTGCAGAGCGATCACTGTTTGAAGGAACGCCGATATGTTTGCCATTGCCTTAATCCAAACTGGACCGTTTACGTTGTTGAGTAAGTAAGCTGAGGTGGATGACCCATATGCCCAGTATCCAGCAAAAGTAACAGCATACATCGGCAAAACCCCGACCGTGAACTGGAAGTACAGAGCCTTTAGCATGTTCTTGACTACCGGCTGCCTCACCGTCGCCTAcaacaacaatttttttcaGCAATGAAGGTTTGAAGAAGATAAGTTCGAAACCATACGAATCTGGTAACAATCTTATTCAGGGAACTTAAGTTCTTGCCATACCTGAATCTCAGGAAGCATTCCAGTATTAAAGGCAAAAACCAAATTAGCAGCTGCCCCTATCGTCGTAAAGACTTTGCTCGTCGATGATCCTGGAATGCTATAATCTCTTGCAGGTGCTTTAACTCCTAAAACAGCAGAAACCATACATAATGATCCTCTAAGTTCAAGATCCATTTCATTGAAAATATTGTATTGAACGAACCCCAGACAATGGAAAGTGAAACTTACCATCCCGAACAGACAATATGAATGCAACAAGGATGTATATCAAACTGAAGAGAGTTGAGAATCCCAGCCAAAGTCTTAGAGCTGATAAATGGGGTATTGATATTGCAAACAACGCACAAATGAAGCCAGCAATGGCTATAAAATAGGGAAGTTTCATCACATTGTCATCCTTGAAAAGGATATAAACAGCCTGCACAACATTCAAGTAATCAATCTCGTGGGTTACAACACAAAAAGGATTCcatatttcatcatttatCCAACAAGACAACATAAGATACAAACAGAACGAATTGTCGAGTAACTTAGTTTTCGATAAAAGTGACCTGTTTCGATTGTTCATAAGAAAACCCGACTTTTTGTTTTCGTGCTTGCTTTCgttctttaattataatcgACAGCAAAATGAATGGACCCTGACTTTCTTAATCCATTTCTCCATGAAATCTCGGTCCATC
This genomic window from Cucurbita pepo subsp. pepo cultivar mu-cu-16 chromosome LG01, ASM280686v2, whole genome shotgun sequence contains:
- the LOC111807590 gene encoding 60S ribosomal protein L35a-1; the protein is MVKGRQGERVRLYVRGTILGYKRSKSNQYPNTSLLQIEGVNSKDEVSWYHGKRLAYIYKAKVKKNGSHYRCIWGKVARAHGNSGIVRAKFKSNLPPKSMGDRVRVFMYPSNI
- the LOC111807597 gene encoding proline transporter 1-like; this encodes MARTNDADVEKLEVDVPETAHQISSDSWFQVGFVLTTGINSAYVLGYSGTIMVPLGWISGVVGLIAATAISLYANTLIAKLHELGGKRHIRYRDLAGFVYGRRAYALTWGLQYVNLFMINVGFIILAGQALKAVYILFKDDNVMKLPYFIAIAGFICALFAISIPHLSALRLWLGFSTLFSLIYILVAFILSVRDGVKAPARDYSIPGSSTSKVFTTIGAAANLVFAFNTGMLPEIQATVRQPVVKNMLKALYFQFTVGVLPMYAVTFAGYWAYGSSTSAYLLNNVNGPVWIKAMANISAFLQTVIALHIFASPMYEYLDTKYGIKGSALNVKNLSFRIAVRGGYLGITALVSAMLPFLGDFMSLTGAVSTFPLTFILANHMYFVAKKAKLNSAQKLWHWINVGFFGCMSLAAAVAALRLIAVDSKNFSLFADL